The genome window TGTTTGCTGCGCAAACGTGAAATGTGCCTTTCAGGCACGTGAAATATTGGCCTGCGGCCAATGTGATATTTACTTTTATCAACAATATACAATAGTTGAGACGGAGTCACATAACAGGTGTCATCCTGAGCGGAGTCGAAGGATCTCCTCCGAGGTCTCGTTGAAACCCGAAACTAAAACACAATATTGCGGTTCGGCCTTGGTGTCATTTCGACCGGAACGAAGTGGAGCGGAGAAATCTCCCACGGATTCAGAGTGAAACAGCAAACATGGGATTTATATAGCAGCGCCCCCGTTGTCATCTCGACCGAAGCCGCAGGCGTAGTGGAGAGATCTGATCAGTTCAAAAAAACAGCGCTGCCAGCGCTGTTTTATCCACCATTATTCAGTTATTGAGCAGTTGTCCAAATCTATGATTTGGGTAACGACTGCCATGCTACAGCTGTCAAAATGCCAATGGCATTTTGGTAACAGCGATCGCAAAGTTTTCAATCTTCAGTTTTCAGTAGTATTCCGGCCACAGCCGTTTTTTCCTTCAATTTTCATTCAAGCTTCTCCTTTTATGATGATATCGTCCGCGGACAGCAGCGCCGGGAGCAGAAGTCTCCGGACCCGGTCCGCTCCTTTAACCGGACTTCCGGCCCCCCGGGAGTCCCTTGTTGCTGTTCCGGGACGGCTGTGTTATCATCAGGACATGGAGGAAAAGAATATGCGGGTTTTACTGGTGGAGGACGACCGGAAACTCTCCGCGGCTGTCTGCAAACTGCTGGAAAAAGAGCGGATCGCCGCGGATCCGGTCTATGACGGAACCGACGGCCTGGACTGGGCATTGGGCGGAGAATACGACGCCGTCATCCTGGACGTGATGCTGCCCGGAATGGACGGCTTTTCCGTGCTGCGCGAAATACGGAAAGCAAAGGTTGCCACGCCCGTCCTGATGCTCACCGCCCGGACAGCTCTGGAAGACCGGCTGACGGGACTGGACAGCGGCGCGGATTACTATCTTCCCAAGCCTTTTGAATCCGCTGAGCTGATCAGCTGCCTCCATGCCATCACCCGCCGGGGAAGCACTCCCCCGGTCATGAGCCTTTCCTTCGGGGACCTGGCCCTGGAATCAAAAGACGCCAGCCTGAAGAATACCGAAAACGGGCAGGACGTCCGTCTCGGCGCGAAGGAATACCAGCTCATGGAGCTGTTCCTGCGCAATCCCGGGCAGATCCTGTCCAAAGAGACCATGCAGGAACGTGTCTGGGGACTGGAAAGCGAAGCGGAATATAACAACCTGGAAGTATATGTTTCCTTTTTACGGAAAAAGCTGGGTTTTATCGGCTCCCGGGTAAAGATAAGGGCAACCCGGGGACTTGGGTATTCCCTGGAGGAAGAAACATGATCGGAAAACTGCGCCGGCGCATGACGCTGATGGTCATCGCTGTGCTGATCCTGGTATCCGCCGGTATCGTACTGGCCATTCACCTGGCCAACGAACGCAGCATTGCCGCCCAGGCGGAAGAAACCCTGGCCGTTCTGGCAGACAGCAGCGGTTCCCGCTCCGTCCTGCAGGAGGCAGATCCCGGACGAAAAGCGGAACTGTCCTCCCCGCGGCCGGATGATGACGGGCGCGGATTCCGAAAGGATAAACGAGGCGGCCGGGGAGAACCGCCGGCCCTGCGCAGCGGCAGCGAAGCCGCGGCAGCCGGCCTGAGCAATTCCTATACCATTACCCTGAACAGGGATGGGACCGTGGCATCCTGGACCTCCGACAGGACCGACCTGTATTCGGATGAACAGGTGACTGCCATGGCCGAAAGCATCCAGGCCGAACGAAAAGGCAGTGGCCGGATCGGTACGCAGTTCTATCGCAAAACAGAAAAAGACGGCCAGTCCCTGCTGGTCGTCCTGGACGCACGGCTTGATTATCTGTCCGCTTCCAATGTGCTGCGCTCCACGATCCTGATCGCCGCAGCGGCCTGTGTCCTGCTCTCCCTGCTGGCATGGCTGCTGATCCGGAAAATGGTCCAACCCGTGGAGGATGCTTTTACCCGGCAGAAACAGTTTGTTTCCGACGCCAGCCATGAACTGAAAACTCCCCTGGCCGTTATCTCCGCCAACGCGGAAGTGCTGGAACAGGAGATCGGGGAAAACGAGTATCTGGGATATATCCGCTCTGAGGTCCGCCGCACGGACAGTCTGGTAAACAACCTGCTATCCCTGGCCCGGATGGACCGGCATGAAGGCACCGCGGAAATGAAGCCTTTCGACCTCAGCCACGCAGTGCTGGATGTGGTGCTGCCTTTTGAAAGCACTGTCTATGAAGCCGGCAAAACACTGGAAACGGATATCCCGGAAGGCATCCGCTGCACCGGCAATGAGGAGATGGTCCAGCAGCTGACCGTGATCCTGCTTTCCAATGCCCTGAAGTATTCCGATGAGAACGGACGGATCGCGGTGAGCCTGAAGACTCATGGAAAGCTGCGGGAACTGCGGGTGTTCAACACCGGCGAACCCATTGCCCCGGAAGACCGGGAAAAGGTCTTTGACCGGTTCTGGCGGGCAGATCCTGCCCACGGCCGGGAAACCGGCGGGCACGGGCTGGGCCTGGCCATTGCCCGGAGTATTGTTGAAGCAAACAAAGGAAAGATCTCCGTTGAAAGCGGAAAAGAAGGGACCGCGTTTACCGTTACGCTGAACGGGTAAGTTTTCGGAGATAAGCAGCGCCTAGGTCTGCAGTGCCACGGGGACGGTTCTGCCGGTCAGCAGCTCCGTGCACCGGCAAAACCGTCCCCATGGCCCGCGATAGTTTGATAGATTGTCAGAGTAATCATCACATTTGCCCTTTAGGGCAAATATTTCACATGCCCGAAGGGCA of Aristaeella lactis contains these proteins:
- a CDS encoding response regulator transcription factor, whose translation is MRVLLVEDDRKLSAAVCKLLEKERIAADPVYDGTDGLDWALGGEYDAVILDVMLPGMDGFSVLREIRKAKVATPVLMLTARTALEDRLTGLDSGADYYLPKPFESAELISCLHAITRRGSTPPVMSLSFGDLALESKDASLKNTENGQDVRLGAKEYQLMELFLRNPGQILSKETMQERVWGLESEAEYNNLEVYVSFLRKKLGFIGSRVKIRATRGLGYSLEEET
- a CDS encoding sensor histidine kinase, producing the protein MIGKLRRRMTLMVIAVLILVSAGIVLAIHLANERSIAAQAEETLAVLADSSGSRSVLQEADPGRKAELSSPRPDDDGRGFRKDKRGGRGEPPALRSGSEAAAAGLSNSYTITLNRDGTVASWTSDRTDLYSDEQVTAMAESIQAERKGSGRIGTQFYRKTEKDGQSLLVVLDARLDYLSASNVLRSTILIAAAACVLLSLLAWLLIRKMVQPVEDAFTRQKQFVSDASHELKTPLAVISANAEVLEQEIGENEYLGYIRSEVRRTDSLVNNLLSLARMDRHEGTAEMKPFDLSHAVLDVVLPFESTVYEAGKTLETDIPEGIRCTGNEEMVQQLTVILLSNALKYSDENGRIAVSLKTHGKLRELRVFNTGEPIAPEDREKVFDRFWRADPAHGRETGGHGLGLAIARSIVEANKGKISVESGKEGTAFTVTLNG